Proteins from a genomic interval of Planctomycetia bacterium:
- a CDS encoding ankyrin repeat domain-containing protein — translation MRPRTLKSAAEAGDLAAVQYHLERGADINATTAAGHFPLGGAIINGHAEVVQYLIAHGADIDQSSEFGWTPLYLAAWTGNKEIAAVLLSAGARRNTKTLAGMHSPDRYTPLHIAAERGFLDVVKLLVGAGARLNARNGSSETALDLAIENRRNSTAKFLAGLIPSSSKRIKAP, via the coding sequence ATGCGACCACGTACGCTCAAGTCAGCAGCCGAAGCCGGTGACCTTGCTGCCGTCCAATATCACCTCGAACGTGGTGCGGATATCAATGCGACCACAGCTGCGGGCCATTTTCCCCTTGGCGGAGCGATCATCAACGGCCACGCCGAAGTCGTTCAGTACCTGATCGCGCACGGTGCCGATATTGACCAATCGAGCGAGTTCGGCTGGACGCCACTTTACTTGGCCGCGTGGACGGGTAACAAGGAGATTGCTGCGGTCTTGCTGTCAGCAGGTGCGCGGAGGAATACGAAGACGCTGGCAGGCATGCACAGTCCAGACCGGTACACGCCATTGCACATTGCTGCCGAGAGAGGTTTTTTGGATGTGGTCAAACTACTGGTTGGCGCAGGTGCTCGATTGAACGCGAGAAATGGGTCGTCCGAAACCGCACTTGACCTTGCCATTGAAAACCGCCGAAACTCTACGGCTAAATTCCTAGCGGGCTTGATACCATCGTCCTCGAAGCGCATAAAGGCTCCTTAA